The following coding sequences lie in one Peribacillus frigoritolerans genomic window:
- the hutU gene encoding urocanate hydratase: MNTITNKVIRYRGTDLHTKGWQQESVLRMLMNNLDPEVAERPEDLVVYGGIGKAARNWECFDAIVKSLKELENDETLLVQSGKPVAIFKTHTDAPRVLIANSNIVPAYANWETFHELDKKGLMMYGQMTAGSWIYIGSQGIVQGTYETFAELAKQHFNNSLKGTITLTAGLGGMGGAQPLAVTMNGGVCIGIDVDETRIDRRIETRYTDVKTDSLDEAIRLAKEAKLAGKALSIGLIGNASDILPEMIARNFIPDVLTDQTSAHDPLNGYTPSGMSMAEAAELRNANPEEYIKLSKASMAKHVSAMLEMMEKGAVTFDYGNNIRQVAKDEGVENAFDFPGFVPAYIRPQFCEGKGPFRWVALSGDPEDIYKTDQAILREFADNEHLCNWIRMAQEKIQFQGLPSRICWLGYGERARFGKILNDMVASGELKAPIVIGRDHLDSGSVASPNRETEAMKDGSDVVADWPILNAMVNAVGGATWVSVHHGGGVGMGYSMHAGVVILADGTEEAAARIERVLTTDPGMGVVRHVDAGYELAEETARERGINIPMLDKGIDKQ, encoded by the coding sequence ATGAATACGATTACAAACAAGGTTATACGTTATAGAGGTACTGATTTGCATACGAAAGGCTGGCAACAAGAGTCAGTGCTTAGAATGCTGATGAATAATTTGGATCCTGAAGTCGCTGAACGTCCTGAAGATTTGGTTGTATATGGAGGGATTGGGAAAGCAGCACGTAACTGGGAATGCTTTGATGCAATCGTCAAATCACTAAAAGAGCTTGAAAATGATGAAACTTTATTGGTCCAATCAGGGAAACCGGTGGCAATTTTTAAAACGCATACCGATGCACCCCGTGTCCTGATTGCCAATTCAAATATCGTCCCGGCGTATGCAAACTGGGAAACATTCCATGAACTTGATAAAAAGGGCTTGATGATGTATGGGCAAATGACGGCTGGCAGCTGGATATATATTGGCTCTCAAGGAATCGTACAGGGTACATACGAGACATTTGCCGAGCTTGCAAAACAACATTTCAATAACTCGTTAAAAGGCACCATCACTCTTACGGCAGGTCTAGGCGGCATGGGTGGGGCACAGCCACTGGCAGTTACGATGAACGGTGGGGTCTGTATCGGAATCGATGTTGATGAGACAAGAATTGACCGGAGGATCGAGACTCGTTATACCGATGTGAAAACGGATTCTTTGGATGAAGCCATTCGTTTAGCCAAAGAAGCTAAACTTGCAGGAAAAGCATTATCGATTGGTTTGATTGGGAATGCTTCAGATATTCTTCCGGAAATGATCGCAAGGAACTTCATTCCGGATGTCTTGACTGATCAGACTTCGGCCCATGATCCGCTAAATGGATATACACCTTCAGGTATGTCAATGGCGGAGGCGGCAGAATTACGAAATGCGAATCCAGAAGAGTATATTAAACTCTCTAAAGCTTCAATGGCGAAACATGTTAGCGCGATGCTTGAAATGATGGAAAAAGGAGCCGTGACGTTCGATTATGGCAATAACATCCGTCAAGTTGCGAAAGATGAAGGCGTAGAGAATGCTTTTGACTTCCCTGGCTTCGTTCCAGCGTATATCCGTCCACAATTTTGTGAAGGAAAAGGTCCATTCCGCTGGGTCGCTTTATCTGGTGATCCTGAAGACATTTATAAAACAGACCAAGCAATTTTACGCGAATTCGCGGATAATGAACATTTATGTAACTGGATTAGAATGGCTCAAGAAAAAATTCAGTTCCAAGGTCTGCCTTCCCGCATTTGCTGGCTTGGTTATGGGGAGCGCGCCCGTTTTGGTAAAATCCTTAATGATATGGTTGCCAGCGGTGAATTGAAAGCCCCGATAGTAATTGGACGTGACCATTTGGATTCAGGCTCTGTCGCTTCTCCAAATCGTGAAACGGAAGCCATGAAGGATGGATCGGATGTAGTGGCTGACTGGCCGATCTTAAATGCAATGGTGAATGCAGTGGGCGGCGCAACTTGGGTATCCGTACATCATGGCGGTGGCGTAGGAATGGGATACTCAATGCATGCTGGCGTGGTAATTTTGGCTGACGGCACCGAAGAAGCAGCAGCCAGGATTGAGCGAGTGCTGACAACGGACCCTGGGATGGGCGTAGTGCGTCATGTTGATGCAGGATATGAACTTGCAGAGGAAACAGCCCGTGAAAGAGGTATTAATATCCCGATGCTTGATAAAGGAATTGATAAACAATGA
- the hutI gene encoding imidazolonepropionase: MTKPIWIKHAAQLATLTSERKGPRSKEAMSELGLIEDGSIWIESGLIQAVGTTKELEKLYADRMHEAEVFDATGHLVTPGLVDPHTHVVYGGSREREFEMRLEGATYMDIMNAGGGIHATTRMTREASEEELMEQTKRRLDSFLAHGVTTVEGKSGYGMNLETELKQLRVMKKLQEEHPIDLVPTFMGAHAVPKDYKGREDEFVDHLINDMLPIVSEEKLAEFNDVFCEKGVFTPEQSERILKAGKKYGLIPKIHADEIEPYGGAELAAKIGAISAEHLLKASEEGIQAMAKSGTIACLLPATALYLREDAAPGRRMVDEGVAVAISTDCNPGSSPTTSMPLVMNLACISMRLTPAEALTAATYNAACAINRQEKVGSLEVGKQADVVLWNVENYQELQYLFGVNHVKTVWKNGVQVVNDKVKSDSKSLTGL; the protein is encoded by the coding sequence ATGACAAAGCCAATTTGGATAAAACATGCCGCTCAACTTGCTACCCTTACATCTGAAAGGAAAGGTCCGCGTTCCAAAGAGGCAATGTCGGAGCTTGGTTTGATAGAGGACGGAAGTATATGGATCGAATCTGGGTTGATTCAAGCTGTCGGTACAACCAAGGAATTGGAAAAACTCTATGCTGATAGAATGCATGAAGCTGAAGTTTTCGATGCTACTGGCCATTTGGTGACACCAGGCCTTGTTGATCCCCATACGCATGTTGTATATGGCGGAAGCCGTGAGCGTGAATTCGAAATGCGTCTAGAAGGTGCAACATATATGGACATCATGAACGCAGGTGGGGGCATTCATGCAACCACCCGCATGACAAGGGAAGCAAGTGAAGAAGAGTTGATGGAACAAACCAAGCGCCGCCTTGATTCGTTTCTCGCTCATGGCGTGACTACTGTAGAAGGTAAAAGCGGTTATGGAATGAATTTGGAAACCGAATTGAAGCAGTTGCGGGTGATGAAGAAGTTACAGGAAGAGCATCCGATTGATTTAGTTCCTACTTTTATGGGAGCCCATGCGGTTCCAAAGGATTATAAAGGTCGTGAGGATGAATTTGTCGATCATCTGATTAATGATATGCTTCCAATCGTCTCTGAAGAAAAGCTTGCTGAATTCAATGATGTGTTTTGTGAAAAAGGGGTTTTTACCCCTGAACAATCAGAGCGGATTTTAAAGGCGGGGAAAAAGTACGGCTTGATCCCTAAAATTCATGCTGATGAAATTGAGCCATACGGGGGAGCGGAACTAGCTGCCAAAATAGGGGCTATATCAGCTGAGCATTTATTAAAGGCTTCCGAAGAGGGAATTCAAGCCATGGCTAAGTCAGGAACAATTGCCTGCTTGCTTCCAGCCACAGCTTTGTATTTAAGAGAAGATGCGGCCCCAGGACGCCGAATGGTTGATGAAGGTGTAGCTGTTGCCATTTCGACCGATTGCAATCCCGGATCCTCGCCGACGACTTCCATGCCGCTTGTCATGAACCTGGCATGCATCTCGATGCGGCTGACCCCTGCTGAAGCGCTTACGGCGGCAACATACAATGCTGCTTGTGCAATCAACAGACAAGAAAAGGTAGGTTCACTTGAAGTGGGAAAACAAGCGGATGTCGTTTTATGGAATGTTGAAAACTATCAGGAATTGCAATATTTATTTGGGGTTAACCATGTTAAGACTGTATGGAAAAACGGTGTTCAAGTTGTGAATGATAAAGTGAAGTCTGATTCCAAAAGCCTTACGGGCCTTTAA
- a CDS encoding MFS transporter has translation MNVQKFTIDDAPFNRFHFRIAGLTFGSSFCDGYSLGIIAMALTVFGPQMNMNSMWTGLIGSSALIGLFAGSLILGRLSDRVGRQKIFLVNFLLITVATILQFFVSSPEQLFILRLLIGFGLGGDYAVGTTLLAEFSPKKYRSSLLASINVVWTLGYVASNFVGHYLGQAGSDSWRWMLVSAAIPAIVVLILRIGTPESPRWLVSMGRVEEARQIVKKHLGSNVEMGETTTGTEKQKTLGFRGLFSKRLRKRLAFGGIFKLTLVIPYFAIYTFLPSILSTMGFEQNFFADTMLNLFLLVGAIVGLWLLAKFSRRGFTIGAFTILTVSLFSLSFLHNGSQFLMLLAFLIFTFFMSAASNLTLVYPAELFPTEIRGSGIGMVTAISRIGSAIGTFLLPVSLSSFGLSASMAGMAAILLVGLIVSIAWAPETKNLSLHEASDPLLEAENSPKGTALPFTENEKIT, from the coding sequence TTGAACGTACAAAAATTCACTATTGACGATGCCCCATTTAATAGGTTTCATTTTCGAATTGCAGGACTTACATTCGGTTCCAGCTTTTGTGATGGCTATTCTTTAGGGATCATTGCGATGGCCCTGACAGTATTCGGGCCTCAAATGAATATGAATTCAATGTGGACAGGGCTGATCGGCAGCTCTGCTTTAATCGGTCTGTTTGCGGGATCTTTAATACTTGGAAGACTTTCTGACCGTGTAGGCAGACAGAAAATCTTTCTCGTAAACTTTTTACTTATCACGGTAGCTACTATTTTACAATTTTTTGTTAGCAGCCCAGAACAGCTTTTTATTTTACGGTTGCTGATTGGATTTGGACTTGGAGGAGATTACGCTGTCGGTACGACTTTGCTTGCCGAGTTTTCACCTAAAAAGTATCGCTCCTCTCTCCTCGCGTCTATAAACGTAGTATGGACGCTTGGATATGTAGCATCAAACTTTGTTGGTCATTACCTGGGACAAGCTGGTTCAGACTCATGGCGTTGGATGCTTGTCAGCGCTGCCATTCCGGCTATTGTGGTTTTAATCTTAAGAATAGGAACGCCTGAATCACCAAGATGGCTTGTCAGCATGGGGCGAGTCGAAGAAGCTCGCCAGATTGTAAAAAAACACCTTGGATCGAACGTTGAAATGGGAGAAACGACGACTGGCACAGAAAAACAAAAGACTCTGGGATTTCGTGGACTATTCAGTAAAAGGCTTCGTAAGCGTTTGGCTTTTGGCGGAATATTCAAATTAACTCTTGTTATTCCGTACTTTGCAATTTACACTTTCCTGCCTTCCATACTTAGTACAATGGGTTTTGAACAGAACTTTTTTGCCGATACAATGTTAAATCTATTCTTGCTTGTTGGGGCAATTGTTGGTCTTTGGCTGCTTGCAAAATTTTCTCGTAGAGGATTTACCATCGGGGCTTTCACGATCCTTACCGTTTCATTGTTTTCACTCAGCTTCTTGCACAATGGTTCTCAATTCTTAATGTTGTTAGCCTTCTTGATCTTTACTTTTTTCATGTCAGCAGCATCGAACCTTACATTAGTATACCCGGCAGAGCTTTTTCCAACTGAGATCCGTGGCTCGGGAATAGGCATGGTTACGGCAATTAGTCGGATTGGTTCTGCAATTGGAACATTTTTGCTGCCTGTTTCTTTAAGTTCATTTGGATTAAGTGCCTCAATGGCAGGAATGGCAGCCATTCTGCTGGTCGGCTTGATCGTATCGATCGCCTGGGCACCTGAAACGAAGAATCTTTCATTACATGAAGCAAGTGACCCTTTGCTAGAAGCGGAGAATTCTCCGAAGGGAACCGCTCTTCCCTTTACAGAAAATGAAAAAATAACATAA
- the hutH gene encoding histidine ammonia-lyase produces MTTTDCLHPMDIKEVVIGDDAISIEEVIAVARYGAKVTFTEAYCERVDKSRSLIDMFLDDNRLIYGVTTGFGSNMTEVISPKDAETLQRNIVRSHAVSVGETLEKEVVRAIQLMILVNLGQGYSGVRLQVLKLIASLLNHDILPYVPGDGSVGYLSPEAHMALVVIGEGKAWYQDELIPGREALEKAGLAPVTLGAKEGLALISGTTSVTAMAVLALYNSMQAAKTADITGAMSLEVLKGTIKAFDPRSHALKKHEEQAKTARNVTRILEGSQIIETYKEHRLQDALSLRCIPQVHGAVKRVLKDAAVSIENEMNSVSDNPLIFPEGEDGIALMAGNFDGSFVGIYTDAISIALANLAKITERRIDRLVNHHLSELPNFLVVNPGLNSGYMIPQYTAAGLLNEIRVLSHPATIDNIPTCANQEDVISFAYFAAKKAYRISKKLEYILAIELMTATQAMDFHLPLKPSPVTEGVYHLVRSEVPMVEEDRFFHPDIEAIYRQIHEGEIVKFVETSIGEIEF; encoded by the coding sequence ATGACAACTACCGATTGTTTACATCCTATGGATATTAAAGAGGTTGTAATAGGAGATGATGCCATCTCAATCGAAGAGGTAATTGCGGTTGCAAGATATGGTGCAAAAGTTACTTTCACTGAGGCATATTGTGAAAGGGTGGATAAATCACGAAGCTTAATAGACATGTTTTTAGATGATAATAGATTGATTTACGGTGTAACGACAGGTTTTGGCAGTAATATGACGGAGGTGATTTCTCCAAAGGACGCCGAAACCCTTCAACGGAATATTGTTCGTTCACATGCCGTTTCTGTTGGGGAAACTCTTGAAAAAGAAGTCGTAAGAGCCATTCAATTGATGATCCTCGTGAATTTAGGCCAAGGGTATTCAGGGGTCCGTTTACAAGTTTTAAAGCTTATCGCTTCACTGTTAAATCACGATATACTTCCCTATGTTCCAGGTGATGGGTCAGTGGGGTATCTTTCTCCTGAAGCTCACATGGCCTTAGTGGTGATTGGTGAGGGAAAGGCATGGTATCAGGATGAGCTCATACCTGGCAGGGAAGCTTTAGAGAAAGCTGGTTTAGCACCTGTTACGTTAGGTGCTAAAGAAGGATTGGCACTTATAAGCGGGACTACTTCCGTTACTGCGATGGCTGTCCTGGCTTTATACAATAGTATGCAAGCCGCGAAAACCGCCGACATTACGGGAGCTATGTCTTTAGAAGTGCTAAAAGGTACAATAAAAGCATTTGATCCCCGTTCTCACGCATTGAAAAAACATGAGGAACAGGCTAAGACAGCCAGAAATGTTACAAGGATTCTTGAAGGCAGCCAAATCATTGAAACTTACAAGGAACATAGATTACAAGATGCACTTAGCTTACGATGCATTCCACAAGTCCATGGAGCCGTAAAAAGAGTTTTGAAGGACGCTGCTGTTTCGATCGAGAATGAAATGAACTCTGTAAGTGACAATCCTCTGATTTTTCCGGAAGGGGAAGATGGAATTGCCCTGATGGCGGGAAATTTCGATGGTTCATTTGTTGGGATTTATACGGATGCGATTTCCATCGCGTTAGCAAACTTAGCAAAAATAACAGAACGCAGAATAGATCGGCTTGTAAACCATCACCTTAGTGAATTACCTAATTTCTTAGTGGTTAATCCAGGTTTAAATAGTGGCTACATGATTCCGCAATATACAGCCGCCGGACTATTGAATGAAATCAGGGTGCTCTCGCATCCAGCCACAATAGATAATATCCCTACCTGCGCAAATCAAGAAGACGTGATAAGTTTTGCCTATTTCGCTGCGAAGAAAGCCTATCGGATTTCGAAGAAACTTGAATATATTTTAGCCATTGAACTGATGACGGCAACCCAAGCAATGGATTTTCATCTGCCCTTGAAACCGTCACCGGTTACGGAGGGGGTATATCATTTAGTTCGGAGCGAAGTCCCGATGGTTGAAGAAGACCGCTTTTTCCATCCTGACATTGAAGCGATATATAGGCAAATTCATGAAGGGGAAATAGTGAAGTTCGTTGAAACGTCAATCGGGGAAATAGAGTTCTAA
- the solA gene encoding N-methyl-L-tryptophan oxidase, producing the protein MHYDVIVIGAGTMGMSSGYYLSKNGQKVLLLDSFAPPHNKGSHHGETRIIRHAYGEGREYISLALKSQELWGELERNSGKQLFLPTGVLNAGSENSTFIKQVIAGSNEYGLPMKILDYHEIHDRWPGIRLPEDYIGCYESTSGVLKSEECLRAYQQLAKSHGADIRVNSEVKKIVVHGDGVTIKTDEQTFHSESLVVAVGAWAPKILAMLDLNLPLEPIRKTFAWFHANERLYNHNDFPAFSFDTSVGTYYGFPSINGSGMKVGRHDGGTRINPDGCIEGFGELDEDEGDLVKFLRKYMPADQKLKYGKTCIYTMTPDEHFIVDKHPYYPHIAIAAGFSGHGFKFSSVMGEILSDLIISGTSKEDISLFSINRFKNSLS; encoded by the coding sequence ATGCATTATGATGTAATTGTAATTGGAGCAGGAACTATGGGAATGTCTTCAGGTTATTATCTATCAAAAAATGGACAAAAAGTATTATTATTGGATTCCTTTGCTCCTCCTCATAATAAGGGCAGCCATCACGGGGAAACAAGAATTATTAGACATGCTTATGGTGAAGGCAGGGAGTATATTTCTTTGGCACTTAAATCCCAAGAGCTATGGGGTGAGTTGGAAAGAAATTCGGGGAAACAATTATTTCTTCCAACGGGGGTCCTGAATGCTGGTAGCGAAAATTCCACTTTCATTAAGCAAGTGATAGCGGGTTCAAACGAATATGGGTTACCTATGAAAATCTTGGATTACCATGAAATTCATGATAGATGGCCTGGGATAAGACTGCCGGAAGACTACATTGGATGCTATGAATCGACTTCGGGCGTATTGAAAAGTGAAGAGTGCTTAAGAGCGTATCAGCAACTTGCGAAATCTCATGGTGCCGACATCAGGGTAAACAGTGAAGTGAAGAAGATAGTTGTTCATGGGGATGGGGTCACGATTAAAACGGATGAACAGACATTCCACTCAGAATCTTTAGTGGTTGCAGTTGGGGCGTGGGCACCGAAAATATTGGCGATGTTAGATTTAAATCTGCCGCTGGAACCCATCAGAAAAACATTTGCCTGGTTTCATGCAAATGAAAGATTATATAATCATAATGATTTTCCGGCTTTTTCTTTTGATACTTCAGTTGGTACATACTATGGCTTTCCTAGTATAAATGGTTCTGGAATGAAAGTAGGGAGACATGATGGGGGAACCCGTATAAATCCTGATGGCTGTATTGAAGGTTTTGGTGAATTGGATGAAGATGAGGGAGATTTGGTGAAGTTTTTGCGGAAATATATGCCTGCTGATCAAAAATTGAAATATGGGAAAACTTGCATCTACACCATGACCCCTGATGAGCATTTTATAGTGGATAAACATCCTTATTATCCACACATTGCCATAGCGGCAGGTTTCTCTGGACATGGTTTTAAATTCAGCAGTGTCATGGGAGAAATATTGAGTGACTTGATTATCTCCGGAACTAGCAAGGAAGATATTTCATTGTTTTCTATTAATCGATTTAAAAATTCATTGTCATAA
- the pxpA gene encoding 5-oxoprolinase subunit PxpA — protein sequence MNTVDLNCDLGESFGAYRIGNDQEILDYVTSVNVACGFHAGDPTVMRKTVQLALGKDVKIGAHPGLQDLIGFGRRNMNISPQEAYDIVVYQIGALNGFLQSEGGSMQHVKPHGALYNMAAKNKELSMAIAEAVYKVNPELILFGLSGSELIRAGQAIGLQTGSEVFADRTYQHDGSLTSRLEKDALIENDDDAVAQVIRMVKEGKVLSQQGSDVALKADTICIHGDGVHALSFARHVKESLQLSEITVKSFT from the coding sequence ATGAACACGGTTGATTTGAATTGTGATTTAGGAGAAAGTTTTGGCGCTTATAGGATTGGTAATGATCAAGAGATTTTGGATTATGTAACATCTGTCAATGTAGCTTGTGGATTCCACGCTGGTGATCCGACAGTCATGAGAAAAACGGTTCAGCTTGCTTTAGGGAAAGATGTCAAAATCGGAGCCCACCCAGGTTTACAGGATTTAATAGGATTTGGCAGACGCAATATGAATATTTCACCACAGGAAGCTTATGATATTGTCGTCTATCAAATTGGTGCATTGAATGGCTTTCTGCAATCCGAAGGCGGAAGTATGCAGCATGTGAAACCGCATGGGGCTTTATACAATATGGCCGCAAAGAACAAAGAGTTATCCATGGCCATTGCCGAAGCGGTATATAAAGTGAATCCTGAGCTTATCTTATTTGGTTTGTCAGGCAGTGAATTGATACGTGCCGGACAGGCTATCGGATTGCAAACCGGGAGTGAAGTATTTGCCGATCGAACCTACCAACATGATGGTTCATTGACTTCCCGATTGGAAAAGGACGCATTGATCGAAAACGATGATGATGCCGTTGCCCAAGTCATTCGCATGGTGAAGGAAGGGAAAGTACTGTCTCAGCAAGGCTCAGATGTGGCTTTAAAAGCAGATACCATTTGTATTCACGGGGACGGGGTACATGCTTTATCCTTTGCACGGCATGTTAAGGAATCATTACAATTATCTGAAATAACAGTCAAGTCCTTTACTTGA
- a CDS encoding NRAMP family divalent metal transporter — protein sequence MATSAIGPGFLMQTTVYTQSLAASFGFVILISVILDIFAQTNVWRIIAVSEKRGQEIANMVLPGLGYVLAALIVMGGLAFNIGNIAGAGLGLNAMTGISPTAGAAISAVIAVLIFVVKEAGKAMDRFTQIAGFFMICLMIYVAWTTSPPVGEAVVKTFVPDKIDIIAIVTLVGGSVGGYITFAGGHRLLDAGVKGVDSLPQVTKSSVMGILITTVMRVALFLAVLGVVSKGLQINPDNPAASVFQLAAGDIGYKIFGIVMWAAAITSVVGAAYTSVSFIRTFSEKINNKANWIIIGFIAVSTICFLLIGQPVKVLLVVGAINGLILPIALGTLLIAAYRKNIVGDYKHPLWLTISGVFVVVIMALMGVYTLMKQLPALF from the coding sequence ATGGCAACTTCGGCAATAGGACCTGGCTTTTTAATGCAAACAACCGTCTATACCCAAAGTCTTGCGGCAAGTTTCGGTTTCGTTATTCTTATTTCGGTCATTCTTGATATATTTGCCCAAACAAATGTATGGCGCATTATTGCTGTATCCGAAAAACGCGGTCAGGAAATTGCAAACATGGTCCTTCCTGGGCTGGGTTATGTACTGGCAGCTCTGATCGTCATGGGCGGGCTGGCATTTAATATTGGAAATATAGCAGGAGCTGGATTAGGTCTTAATGCAATGACGGGAATATCTCCAACAGCCGGGGCGGCAATAAGTGCAGTCATCGCCGTACTGATTTTTGTAGTGAAAGAAGCAGGAAAAGCGATGGACCGTTTTACGCAAATCGCCGGATTTTTCATGATTTGTTTGATGATTTACGTTGCTTGGACAACCTCTCCTCCTGTAGGGGAAGCGGTAGTGAAGACCTTTGTGCCTGATAAAATCGACATTATCGCGATCGTTACATTAGTGGGTGGATCTGTAGGCGGCTATATTACTTTTGCGGGAGGCCATCGTCTATTGGATGCAGGCGTGAAGGGCGTTGACTCATTACCACAGGTCACGAAGAGCTCGGTAATGGGGATCCTGATAACGACGGTCATGCGTGTTGCGTTATTTCTAGCAGTACTGGGTGTTGTATCGAAAGGTTTACAAATTAATCCGGATAACCCTGCAGCATCCGTTTTTCAACTCGCTGCGGGTGATATAGGATATAAAATCTTCGGTATTGTCATGTGGGCAGCAGCTATCACATCGGTTGTAGGAGCTGCATATACTTCGGTTTCATTTATCAGAACTTTCAGCGAAAAGATAAATAATAAGGCTAACTGGATAATCATTGGCTTTATAGCCGTATCGACCATATGCTTTCTATTGATTGGTCAACCGGTTAAAGTACTGCTTGTAGTTGGGGCCATTAATGGACTCATCTTACCAATTGCTCTTGGAACATTGCTGATTGCCGCATATAGGAAAAACATCGTGGGTGATTATAAGCATCCTTTATGGTTAACGATTTCCGGTGTATTCGTGGTAGTCATCATGGCGTTAATGGGCGTATATACATTAATGAAACAACTGCCCGCACTTTTTTAA
- a CDS encoding putative hydro-lyase, which produces MIDLSQATPAKLRSMIRNNELIKPTAGMANGYAQANLAILKKEHAFDFLLFCQRNPKSCPLLDVTEIGSPIPAFAANTGDIRTDIPKYRVYKYGELVEEVTDISNYWEDDMVGFLIGCSFTFEHALLNNDISIRHIEEGCNVPMYKTDIPCIEAGIFHGKMVASMRPIPQKDVVRATQVTSRFPAVHGAPIHIGDPEAIGVSSIQQPDFGDPVTIREGEVPVFWACGVTPQSIAMETKPEIMITHAPGYMFITDIRDEKLGVL; this is translated from the coding sequence ATGATCGACCTTTCTCAAGCTACCCCGGCTAAGTTGCGTTCAATGATTCGAAACAACGAATTGATAAAACCGACCGCTGGCATGGCTAACGGTTATGCACAAGCGAACTTAGCCATCTTAAAAAAAGAGCATGCTTTTGATTTCTTATTGTTCTGTCAGCGTAACCCTAAATCCTGTCCATTGCTGGACGTTACGGAAATTGGTTCACCCATTCCCGCATTTGCAGCAAATACGGGGGATATACGCACCGATATTCCTAAATATAGGGTATATAAATATGGAGAATTAGTGGAAGAAGTAACGGATATCTCAAACTACTGGGAAGACGATATGGTTGGATTTTTAATCGGGTGCAGTTTTACATTCGAACACGCCTTATTGAATAATGATATATCGATTCGTCATATTGAAGAGGGATGCAATGTACCTATGTATAAAACCGATATCCCTTGTATTGAAGCAGGGATTTTTCATGGGAAAATGGTGGCTAGCATGAGGCCGATTCCACAAAAGGATGTTGTGAGGGCAACTCAAGTGACATCGCGGTTTCCTGCCGTTCATGGCGCTCCGATCCATATTGGTGACCCTGAAGCGATCGGTGTTTCCAGCATTCAGCAACCGGATTTTGGTGATCCAGTAACGATTCGTGAAGGGGAAGTCCCGGTCTTTTGGGCATGTGGTGTGACACCTCAATCCATTGCTATGGAGACTAAACCGGAGATCATGATCACGCATGCACCTGGATATATGTTCATAACGGACATTCGTGATGAAAAATTAGGAGTTTTATAA
- the pxpB gene encoding 5-oxoprolinase subunit PxpB — MPEKLLKKTACTLSPLGDSAIVITFGNGMEYSVHKKIKLLKDLLENEPFAGFIECVPAYINLTVFYNPLVIYKDQNKSNGSETISPFDVVRSILEMKLQDLQEDKKLIHRTVTIPVCYGKEYGPDLEYVARYNDLTTDEVIHIHSTGEYLAYMIGFAPGFPFLGGLSGNIATPRRSSPRMTIPAGAVGIAGKQTGVYPISTPGGWQLIGQTPTKLFLPNVNPPSLLQAGDIVKFHPITDQEYKEMITKEEIQ; from the coding sequence ATGCCGGAAAAGCTTTTGAAAAAAACTGCATGTACACTTTCTCCATTGGGCGATTCCGCAATCGTGATAACATTCGGGAATGGAATGGAATACAGCGTTCACAAGAAAATAAAATTGTTAAAGGATTTGCTGGAGAATGAACCTTTTGCAGGGTTTATAGAATGTGTACCGGCTTATATCAATTTGACGGTTTTTTATAATCCACTCGTTATTTATAAGGATCAAAATAAAAGCAATGGTAGTGAAACCATTTCTCCCTTTGATGTGGTCCGTTCCATCTTGGAAATGAAATTACAGGATTTACAAGAAGATAAGAAACTCATACATCGAACGGTTACCATTCCCGTGTGCTATGGGAAGGAATATGGACCCGATTTGGAATATGTTGCCCGCTATAATGATTTGACCACTGATGAAGTCATTCATATTCATTCAACCGGGGAATATTTGGCTTATATGATCGGGTTCGCACCGGGTTTCCCGTTTCTTGGCGGACTGTCAGGGAACATCGCGACACCTAGGCGTTCCTCTCCCCGAATGACCATTCCGGCAGGGGCGGTAGGGATCGCCGGTAAGCAAACGGGTGTATATCCTATATCAACGCCTGGTGGATGGCAATTGATCGGACAAACGCCAACCAAACTATTTTTACCAAATGTAAATCCTCCAAGTCTATTACAAGCAGGGGACATTGTGAAGTTCCATCCGATTACGGATCAAGAATATAAAGAAATGATTACTAAGGAGGAGATACAGTGA